A part of Oryctolagus cuniculus chromosome 17 unlocalized genomic scaffold, mOryCun1.1 SUPER_17_unloc_1, whole genome shotgun sequence genomic DNA contains:
- the LOC103346803 gene encoding uncharacterized protein isoform X1 gives MTSSCHSNCHSLELKGSNLSAVVTCIWSYPERSKMGNLNCCPAGSCLKCFRRKGSRRSRTSAAHSIQKVRKIGVLPKNTIPPTMESVEAAPEHLVEEIRRDGADEEATSLGQVDSRSSENLPLEDAWEELPGDTKDKETPEYTEVISIRTASDWVLQSISDSNSEDEASSEGYKGASELSLGSSDLGLSTCSLDVNYSQSLQDMEELDKEAQELDDNKMEPRSGETAIELDLESGDEWIFRIHTDIFSSLDDFGVEYWDAEELEFPKPSET, from the exons ATGACATCATCCTGCCATTCCAACTGTCACTCTCTTGAGCTGAAAGGTTCAAACTTGAGTGCAGTGGTAACGTGCATATGGTCATATCCAGAGCGGTCCAAGATGGGAAATCTCAACTGCTGTCCAGCAG GATCTTGTCTAAAGTGTTTTAGACGAAAAGGAAGTCGAAGGTCAAGAACATCGGCTGCCCATTCCATACAGAAGGTCAGAAAAATCGGTGTCTTGCCAAAAAACACTATACCTCCAACAATGGAGTCAGTTGAAG CTGCCCCTGAGCACCTGGTGGAAGAGATAAGGAGAGATGGAGCAGATGAGGAGGCCACATCTCTTGGCCAG GTGGACTCAAGATCCAGTGAAAATT TGCCCCTTGAGGATGCATGGGAGGAGCTTCCTGGTGACACGAAGGATAAAGAAACTCCAGAGTATACTGAA GTGATCTCAATAAGAACAGCAAGTG ATTGGGTCTTGCAGAGCATTTCTGATTCCAACAGTGAGGATGAAGCCTCTTCAG AAGGCTACAAGGGAGCATCCGAACTTTCTCTTGGGAGCAGCGATCTGGGT CTGTCCACATGTTCCCTTGATGTTAACTACAGTCAAAGCCTTCAGGACATGGAGGAACTAGACAAAGAAGCACAGGAACT GGATGACAACAAAATGGAGCCCAGAAGTGGAGAGACTGCCATCGAGCTTGACCTGGAGAGTGGAGATGAATGGATTTTCAGGATCCACACAG ACATTTTTAGCTCCTTGGATGATTTTGGTGTGGAGTACTGGGACGCAGAGGAGCTGGAGTTTCCCAAGCCATCGGAAACTTGA
- the LOC103346803 gene encoding uncharacterized protein isoform X2: MTSSCHSNCHSLELKGSNLSAVVTCIWSYPERSKMGNLNCCPAAAPEHLVEEIRRDGADEEATSLGQVDSRSSENLPLEDAWEELPGDTKDKETPEYTEVISIRTASDWVLQSISDSNSEDEASSEGYKGASELSLGSSDLGLSTCSLDVNYSQSLQDMEELDKEAQELDDNKMEPRSGETAIELDLESGDEWIFRIHTDIFSSLDDFGVEYWDAEELEFPKPSET, translated from the exons ATGACATCATCCTGCCATTCCAACTGTCACTCTCTTGAGCTGAAAGGTTCAAACTTGAGTGCAGTGGTAACGTGCATATGGTCATATCCAGAGCGGTCCAAGATGGGAAATCTCAACTGCTGTCCAGCAG CTGCCCCTGAGCACCTGGTGGAAGAGATAAGGAGAGATGGAGCAGATGAGGAGGCCACATCTCTTGGCCAG GTGGACTCAAGATCCAGTGAAAATT TGCCCCTTGAGGATGCATGGGAGGAGCTTCCTGGTGACACGAAGGATAAAGAAACTCCAGAGTATACTGAA GTGATCTCAATAAGAACAGCAAGTG ATTGGGTCTTGCAGAGCATTTCTGATTCCAACAGTGAGGATGAAGCCTCTTCAG AAGGCTACAAGGGAGCATCCGAACTTTCTCTTGGGAGCAGCGATCTGGGT CTGTCCACATGTTCCCTTGATGTTAACTACAGTCAAAGCCTTCAGGACATGGAGGAACTAGACAAAGAAGCACAGGAACT GGATGACAACAAAATGGAGCCCAGAAGTGGAGAGACTGCCATCGAGCTTGACCTGGAGAGTGGAGATGAATGGATTTTCAGGATCCACACAG ACATTTTTAGCTCCTTGGATGATTTTGGTGTGGAGTACTGGGACGCAGAGGAGCTGGAGTTTCCCAAGCCATCGGAAACTTGA